A part of Candidatus Electrothrix aestuarii genomic DNA contains:
- a CDS encoding nucleotidyltransferase domain-containing protein, with translation MHIYAFGSICRGEIDSQSDIDLLAIVDGTDDRFDPVIYSIYSYKRLAGLWEEGNPFAWHLASEAKIIFASNGEDFIEQLGLPTAYRTCKEDCRKFYNLYCTAIESISSGSCSLVFELSNIFLAIRNFATCFLLGKEKIKNFSRRSALQMNEKSIIISPATFELLERSRILSIRGSGTIIKYDDIKSSLEDLYSIKTWMTGLLEEV, from the coding sequence TTGCATATTTATGCATTTGGATCCATTTGCAGAGGAGAAATTGACAGCCAATCTGATATTGATTTGCTTGCGATTGTTGATGGTACTGACGATAGATTTGACCCAGTTATATACTCCATTTATTCATACAAACGGCTTGCAGGATTATGGGAAGAAGGTAATCCATTTGCATGGCATCTTGCATCTGAAGCAAAGATTATTTTTGCTTCAAACGGCGAGGATTTTATAGAGCAATTAGGTCTTCCAACAGCTTATAGAACATGTAAAGAGGATTGTCGAAAATTTTATAACCTTTATTGTACAGCAATAGAGTCAATTTCATCTGGAAGTTGCAGTTTAGTTTTTGAGTTGTCAAACATCTTTTTGGCAATAAGAAATTTTGCAACTTGTTTTCTTCTTGGGAAAGAGAAGATTAAAAACTTTTCGAGACGGTCAGCATTACAGATGAATGAAAAGTCGATAATAATTTCCCCTGCTACGTTTGAGTTACTTGAACGCTCTAGGATATTGAGTATTCGAGGTTCTGGAACCATTATTAAATACGATGATATTAAATCCTCTTTGGAGGATCTTTATTCTATTAAAACATGGATGACTGGTTTGCTTGAAGAGGTATAA
- a CDS encoding pentapeptide repeat-containing protein: MTLLSNNRDHLVDQKFQNDVSDADYSNKFFLRLVAKGRRFEKVNFKYTIFDATYLRDCVFDSCNFTGCRFVGVNFYGAKFTGCKFDYATFERTIIASDILDNCCPGWDNLKLKFARTLRVNFQQLGDSKSANKAIKVELDATEIHLKKSWRSNESYYRQKYSGWKRLRKFFEWLNFKVLDFVWGNGENTYKLSRSVILLLTGMALFDVLNFQDITKVASYVNAIIKMPEIFLGVTSPKYYPSWYLAIIFFTRLVAMGFFMSIIIKRFNRR, translated from the coding sequence ATGACACTTTTAAGCAACAATAGAGACCATTTGGTTGATCAGAAATTTCAAAATGATGTGTCGGATGCCGACTATAGCAACAAGTTTTTTTTAAGGCTCGTAGCAAAGGGCAGGAGGTTTGAAAAGGTCAACTTTAAATATACGATTTTTGATGCAACTTATTTAAGAGACTGCGTTTTTGATTCTTGCAACTTTACTGGTTGTAGATTTGTCGGGGTAAATTTCTATGGGGCTAAATTTACAGGATGTAAATTTGACTATGCTACGTTTGAAAGGACAATAATTGCAAGTGATATATTGGATAATTGTTGCCCAGGGTGGGATAACTTGAAACTGAAGTTTGCCAGGACGTTAAGAGTAAACTTTCAACAACTTGGGGATTCAAAATCAGCAAATAAAGCAATTAAAGTCGAACTTGACGCGACAGAAATTCATTTAAAAAAATCGTGGAGGTCAAATGAATCTTATTACAGACAAAAATATTCAGGATGGAAACGCTTAAGAAAATTTTTTGAATGGTTGAATTTTAAGGTTTTGGATTTTGTTTGGGGCAATGGGGAAAACACATATAAGCTATCAAGGTCTGTTATTTTGTTACTTACAGGAATGGCCTTGTTTGATGTTCTGAATTTTCAGGATATTACAAAAGTTGCAAGTTATGTTAATGCCATCATTAAAATGCCGGAGATTTTCTTGGGGGTGACTTCTCCGAAATACTATCCTAGTTGGTATCTTGCGATTATATTCTTTACCAGATTAGTTGCTATGGGATTTTTCATGTCGATCATTATTAAAAGATTCAACAGGAGATAA
- a CDS encoding cation-transporting P-type ATPase: protein MKEIPEEQWHLLKRENILSLLESNQEQGLEQQEAEQRFSHFGPNVLTSKAGKSPLVRFLLQFHQPLIYILIVSGVITALLQEWVDSGVIFGVVLANGIIGFIQESKAESSLAALAQTMVAEATVLRSGKKQQIPSTELVPGDLVLLTAGDRVPADMRLFHCRDLQVAESALTGESVPVAKDIAPLPEDTPLAERTNMAYASTMVTYGQARGIVTATGDQTEVGRISQLISTAQNLATPLTRKIDQFSQVLLYAILGLAALTVAVGLLRGQPLFDLFMAAVALAVGAIPEGLPAAVTITLAIGVSRMAKRRAIIRKLPAVETLGSTTVICSDKTGTLTENQMTVQAIIAGQEEYAVSGSGYAPQGEIRLQSDQTENHQTDQDLAVSPSKQKSLALHHCLRVAALCNDGVLQEKEEGWQIQGDPTEGALLTVAGKAGCGPEELKTRYPRLDSIPFESEHQFMATLHEEKADEAGVSTGSLVYIKGAVEQILAKCENVLTAEGGTAPLEKDQIHEEVTQLAARGLRVLAFAEKSVEATTSVESNDVQDGFTFLGLMGMIDPPRAEAVAAVKTCRQAGIRIKMITGDHPATAAAIAGQIGLADEHKNGEQPAVLTGSELEKIADQDLIAATANTDVFARATPEQKIRLVRALQATGNVVAMTGDGVNDAPALKQADIGVAMGITGTDVSKEAADMVLTDDNFSSIEAAVEEGRAVFDNLTKFIVWTLPTNLGEGLVILAAIFFGLTLPILPVQILWINMTTAGFLGLMLAFEPKEPGIMRRKPRDPDTPILTSELIIRIFLVGTLLLIGAFGLFQWELAQGASLDTARTVAVNVFIMMELFYLFNCRSLTKSIFQLGLFTNLWVFAGVSAMLLIQMVYTYVPIMQQLFHSTSIGIGSWARIMLAGVIGFLIVEAEKKLRAG, encoded by the coding sequence ATGAAAGAAATACCTGAAGAGCAATGGCACCTGTTAAAAAGAGAAAACATCCTTTCCCTTCTGGAGAGCAACCAGGAGCAAGGACTTGAACAGCAGGAGGCAGAGCAACGGTTCAGCCATTTTGGCCCCAATGTTCTGACCAGCAAAGCAGGCAAGAGTCCCTTAGTCCGTTTTCTCCTTCAATTTCATCAACCCTTGATATATATCCTGATTGTTTCCGGGGTGATCACTGCCCTGCTCCAGGAATGGGTGGATTCCGGGGTGATTTTCGGGGTGGTGTTGGCTAACGGTATTATCGGTTTTATTCAGGAGTCCAAGGCGGAGAGCAGTCTTGCTGCCCTTGCTCAAACCATGGTTGCCGAGGCCACAGTACTGCGCTCTGGGAAGAAACAACAGATTCCCTCAACTGAATTGGTTCCCGGTGATCTGGTTCTGCTCACAGCAGGAGATCGGGTTCCGGCAGACATGCGCCTTTTTCATTGTCGAGATCTCCAGGTGGCTGAGTCGGCCTTGACCGGTGAGTCCGTCCCTGTGGCTAAAGATATTGCGCCCCTACCTGAAGATACTCCCTTGGCAGAACGGACCAACATGGCCTATGCCTCAACCATGGTTACCTATGGGCAGGCACGCGGGATTGTTACGGCGACCGGTGATCAAACAGAAGTGGGCCGTATTTCCCAGCTGATCTCCACGGCCCAGAATTTAGCTACTCCTCTTACCCGCAAAATTGACCAGTTTAGTCAGGTGCTCTTGTACGCCATCCTTGGACTGGCCGCTCTGACCGTAGCTGTGGGCCTGTTGCGCGGTCAGCCGTTGTTTGATCTGTTTATGGCTGCGGTTGCCTTGGCTGTGGGGGCCATCCCTGAAGGTCTACCAGCAGCAGTCACCATCACCCTGGCTATCGGTGTTTCCCGAATGGCCAAGCGACGGGCCATTATCCGTAAATTGCCCGCAGTAGAAACCTTGGGTAGCACCACAGTCATCTGTTCAGACAAGACCGGCACCCTGACCGAGAACCAGATGACCGTACAGGCGATTATTGCCGGTCAGGAGGAGTATGCGGTCAGTGGCTCTGGTTATGCTCCTCAGGGAGAGATTCGCCTCCAATCTGATCAAACAGAAAATCATCAGACGGATCAGGACTTGGCAGTGTCCCCTTCTAAGCAGAAATCCTTGGCCCTGCACCACTGCCTCCGGGTCGCTGCCCTGTGCAATGACGGTGTTCTTCAGGAAAAGGAGGAGGGCTGGCAGATTCAGGGCGATCCCACCGAAGGTGCCCTGCTCACGGTTGCCGGTAAGGCGGGCTGCGGGCCGGAGGAGCTTAAGACCCGTTATCCCCGACTGGACAGCATCCCCTTTGAATCAGAACACCAGTTCATGGCAACTCTGCATGAGGAGAAAGCGGATGAAGCAGGCGTTTCCACAGGTTCTCTGGTCTATATCAAGGGGGCTGTGGAACAAATTCTGGCCAAATGTGAAAATGTTCTGACAGCTGAAGGCGGGACAGCTCCGCTGGAAAAAGATCAGATCCATGAAGAGGTTACCCAACTGGCGGCGCGAGGGTTGCGGGTGCTGGCTTTTGCAGAAAAGAGCGTAGAGGCGACAACAAGCGTGGAGTCGAACGATGTACAAGATGGCTTTACCTTCCTTGGCTTGATGGGTATGATTGATCCACCCAGGGCCGAGGCCGTGGCAGCGGTCAAGACCTGTCGTCAGGCAGGAATTCGCATCAAGATGATTACGGGCGATCATCCGGCCACCGCAGCAGCCATTGCCGGTCAGATAGGGTTGGCAGACGAGCACAAGAACGGAGAACAGCCTGCGGTGCTGACCGGTTCTGAGCTGGAAAAGATTGCGGATCAGGATCTGATTGCCGCTACTGCGAACACGGATGTCTTTGCCCGGGCCACGCCTGAACAGAAGATCCGCCTGGTGCGGGCACTCCAGGCTACGGGTAATGTGGTCGCCATGACCGGTGATGGGGTCAACGATGCCCCGGCCCTGAAGCAGGCTGATATCGGGGTGGCAATGGGCATCACCGGCACGGATGTGTCCAAGGAGGCTGCGGACATGGTCCTGACGGATGATAATTTCAGCTCCATTGAAGCGGCAGTGGAAGAGGGCCGGGCCGTGTTTGATAACCTGACCAAGTTCATTGTCTGGACCCTGCCCACCAATCTCGGGGAAGGATTGGTCATCCTGGCGGCGATCTTTTTCGGCCTTACCCTGCCCATCCTGCCGGTGCAGATCCTCTGGATCAATATGACCACTGCTGGTTTTCTCGGCCTGATGCTGGCCTTTGAACCCAAGGAGCCGGGCATTATGCGGCGCAAGCCCCGTGATCCTGATACCCCGATCCTGACCAGCGAGCTGATCATCAGAATTTTTCTTGTGGGTACCTTGTTATTGATCGGTGCCTTTGGCCTGTTTCAATGGGAGTTGGCACAAGGGGCTTCCCTTGATACGGCACGAACAGTTGCGGTCAACGTCTTTATTATGATGGAGCTGTTCTATCTCTTCAACTGCCGGTCCCTGACCAAGAGCATCTTCCAGCTCGGATTATTCACAAATCTCTGGGTGTTTGCCGGGGTCTCGGCTATGCTGCTCATTCAGATGGTGTATACCTATGTCCCGATTATGCAGCAGCTCTTTCACAGCACGTCCATCGGTATCGGCTCCTGGGCCCGGATTATGCTGGCCGGGGTTATCGGTTTTTTGATTGTTGAGGCGGAGAAGAAGTTGCGGGCTGGGTGA
- a CDS encoding phosphate/phosphite/phosphonate ABC transporter substrate-binding protein, whose product MRITRQGRLLLILLCLLLTATQAQSAYKIGVLAKRGGVKALEKWGRHGVYLSESLGTRFIIMPVKFASIPHMVQSQKIDFLLANPAIFAEMQEEYGLQAVATMVNRSSGKGVHQFGGVIFVKQDSPVKTLAEIKGKTFGFVKHSSFGGLHAALHLLQQNGIDPRKDYDHYLELKTHDNVVKAVAKGEVEVGTVRTDTLERMAGEGKIKMEDFRVLNQVEDDFPFVHSTELYPEWPMAVLAHTDKKIAEEVGKALRQMKPDSLEAQRAHIMGWEKEADYIPVLNCLQAIHYNIFKKK is encoded by the coding sequence ATGCGCATTACTCGACAGGGACGTTTGCTGCTTATTCTGCTCTGCTTGCTGCTCACCGCAACACAGGCCCAATCCGCCTATAAAATCGGTGTACTAGCAAAACGTGGTGGAGTTAAGGCATTGGAGAAATGGGGAAGGCACGGCGTTTACCTGAGCGAAAGCCTGGGAACACGGTTTATAATCATGCCGGTGAAATTTGCCAGCATCCCTCATATGGTTCAAAGTCAAAAGATCGATTTTCTGCTCGCCAACCCGGCAATTTTTGCTGAGATGCAGGAAGAATACGGTCTCCAAGCCGTGGCGACTATGGTCAACCGGAGTAGCGGCAAAGGTGTGCATCAGTTTGGCGGGGTGATCTTTGTCAAACAGGACAGCCCGGTCAAGACCTTGGCGGAGATCAAGGGAAAAACATTCGGTTTTGTCAAGCATTCCTCTTTTGGCGGGCTGCATGCTGCGTTACATCTCTTGCAGCAAAATGGCATTGATCCAAGAAAGGACTACGACCATTATCTGGAGCTCAAAACCCATGATAATGTAGTCAAGGCTGTGGCAAAGGGAGAGGTAGAGGTAGGCACCGTCCGCACAGACACCTTAGAGCGGATGGCGGGTGAAGGAAAAATCAAGATGGAGGATTTCCGGGTCCTGAACCAGGTGGAAGATGACTTCCCCTTTGTCCATTCGACAGAATTGTACCCAGAATGGCCAATGGCCGTCTTGGCACACACAGATAAAAAGATAGCAGAAGAAGTTGGAAAGGCGCTCCGGCAAATGAAGCCTGATTCGTTAGAAGCCCAGAGAGCTCATATCATGGGATGGGAAAAGGAAGCAGATTACATACCGGTTCTCAACTGTCTCCAGGCAATCCACTATAATATCTTTAAGAAAAAATAA
- a CDS encoding alginate export family protein has translation MYNSFRAKGKKALPISCCFAAALLAGSNTVLAGEKIDPSKQTEIFLQVRERAEYQDNFNDKSYGAQPQVGDSSDAFLVSRIRLGVKHQFNEQFAAQVSMQDSRALGWALNEEEVWARKEFAGIEHNPQDDPLELGATWLQYEANGFNARIGRQLIGYGNERVVAASNWKNSGSWVWDAVRAGYKNGAHWIDGFYGESMVHDPDVFSINHRHGYVGAGMYGHVQVSDALALEPMLISKYNDNSLEYEEKNFLYCGARVFFELSGFSVDATYVQQGGTVTTLDRGEVDSDAQGINLDMSYRLNPQWSLGTTFSFASGDDKTTDDIERFDASYGAADKYYGRINLIRWSNMMDYGLTANYRPFKGLNIRGEVHQFYADQINDKWLSYKTGLDASDDEYGNEIDLVVKFKMNPTWSFAAGASVFMPGNAIEEAVAHDQENLTDDTAYTGFFQVTYSMRSFL, from the coding sequence ATGTATAATTCATTTCGTGCAAAAGGCAAAAAAGCCTTGCCAATATCTTGTTGTTTTGCTGCTGCACTTCTCGCAGGTTCCAATACCGTCTTGGCAGGGGAAAAAATTGATCCCTCGAAACAGACAGAGATCTTTCTCCAAGTACGGGAACGTGCTGAATACCAGGATAATTTCAATGATAAATCCTACGGGGCTCAGCCCCAAGTTGGTGATTCCTCGGATGCCTTCCTGGTCAGCAGGATACGCCTCGGCGTGAAGCATCAATTCAACGAGCAGTTTGCAGCACAAGTCAGCATGCAGGACAGTCGTGCTCTTGGTTGGGCCCTTAATGAAGAGGAGGTCTGGGCGAGAAAAGAATTTGCTGGCATAGAGCATAACCCCCAGGATGACCCACTGGAGTTAGGAGCAACCTGGCTGCAATATGAGGCGAATGGTTTCAATGCCCGGATCGGTCGTCAGCTGATCGGGTACGGTAACGAGCGGGTTGTAGCTGCAAGTAATTGGAAGAATTCAGGCTCATGGGTCTGGGATGCAGTCAGGGCTGGGTATAAGAATGGGGCTCACTGGATTGATGGCTTTTACGGAGAATCAATGGTGCATGATCCAGATGTCTTCAGCATTAATCATCGGCACGGTTATGTGGGGGCAGGCATGTACGGCCATGTGCAGGTTAGCGATGCTCTGGCGCTTGAGCCTATGCTGATAAGTAAATACAACGATAATAGCCTGGAATACGAAGAAAAGAATTTTCTCTATTGTGGTGCCAGGGTATTTTTCGAGTTGAGCGGATTTTCTGTCGATGCCACCTATGTTCAGCAGGGCGGTACGGTGACGACTTTGGACCGAGGAGAGGTTGATTCAGATGCCCAGGGCATCAATCTGGATATGAGCTATCGCCTGAATCCACAATGGTCCCTTGGTACGACCTTCAGCTTTGCCAGTGGTGATGATAAGACCACTGATGACATTGAGCGCTTTGACGCGAGCTATGGGGCCGCAGATAAGTATTACGGAAGAATCAATCTGATTCGTTGGTCCAATATGATGGATTATGGCCTGACAGCCAATTATCGTCCTTTCAAAGGGCTTAATATCCGTGGAGAGGTTCACCAATTCTATGCCGACCAAATTAATGATAAATGGCTTTCCTATAAGACAGGTCTAGACGCCTCTGATGATGAATACGGCAATGAAATTGATTTGGTTGTTAAGTTCAAGATGAATCCCACCTGGAGCTTTGCTGCGGGAGCCTCTGTTTTTATGCCGGGTAATGCCATTGAAGAAGCCGTTGCCCATGATCAGGAGAATCTGACCGACGATACCGCCTATACAGGTTTCTTTCAGGTCACCTATTCCATGCGTTCTTTTCTATAA
- a CDS encoding pirin family protein, producing MERIRAADRHFSDFGWLKTYWLFSFSNYYDPENLQLGALRVFNDDIVEPGTGFGTHPHEEMEIITIILQGEITHADSMGNKSVIKAGDVQRMSAGTGLTHSEHNLAEDGVSFYQIWILPDTAGLEPSYAQKSYDASLWQNTLLPVASGQGLPGAITFHTDATIYRCQLAPGKEVMHDCAEGRCVFLYLTEGRLLVNGQVISARDQVRVKNPEQLVIKGDELADFILIDVPDRS from the coding sequence ATGGAACGTATTAGAGCAGCAGATCGGCATTTTTCCGATTTCGGGTGGTTAAAGACCTATTGGCTCTTTTCCTTTTCCAATTATTATGATCCCGAGAACCTGCAACTTGGTGCGTTGCGGGTTTTTAATGATGATATTGTCGAGCCGGGAACAGGATTTGGAACCCATCCCCATGAAGAGATGGAGATCATCACCATTATTTTGCAGGGCGAGATAACCCATGCAGACAGCATGGGCAATAAAAGCGTTATCAAGGCAGGTGATGTGCAGCGGATGTCCGCCGGAACAGGCCTGACCCATTCAGAGCATAATCTTGCCGAGGACGGCGTCTCTTTTTACCAGATATGGATCTTACCGGATACCGCAGGGCTGGAACCAAGCTATGCCCAGAAAAGTTATGATGCCAGTCTGTGGCAGAATACCCTGTTGCCGGTGGCCTCCGGGCAGGGGCTTCCCGGCGCAATCACCTTTCATACTGATGCGACCATCTATCGTTGTCAGCTGGCTCCTGGGAAAGAAGTAATGCATGACTGCGCTGAGGGACGTTGTGTGTTCCTCTATTTGACTGAAGGGAGACTCTTGGTGAATGGACAGGTCATTTCAGCAAGGGATCAAGTTCGGGTCAAAAATCCTGAACAGCTTGTTATCAAAGGAGACGAGCTCGCTGATTTTATTTTGATTGATGTTCCTGACCGTTCTTGA
- a CDS encoding outer membrane lipoprotein-sorting protein, with amino-acid sequence MKYFVLSILLSCSFFTAVNPALAKDDPKAREIMQKVEDREDGDNQENDMTMILIDKNGSERVRKIHSFSKDFGEDTHRIMFFLHPPDVKDTGFLTYDYDDESKDDEQWLYLPALRKTKRIATDDKSSSFMGSDLNYADMTSRDLEDYDFTLLKEDKDNGHKVWLIQAMPRRPEVIDETGYEKSIVFVRQDNYYVVKAVHWVRDGGYLKYFDVKKLEQINGIWIGTETHVTKKKGKVTEHKTVLKLDNVVFKDAMDEGIFTVRRLEKGL; translated from the coding sequence ATGAAATATTTTGTCTTGTCCATCCTGCTGTCCTGTTCATTTTTCACGGCAGTCAACCCCGCCCTTGCCAAAGATGACCCCAAGGCCAGGGAAATCATGCAGAAGGTTGAAGACCGGGAGGATGGTGATAATCAGGAAAATGATATGACCATGATCCTTATTGATAAAAACGGCAGTGAGCGGGTGAGGAAAATTCACTCTTTCAGCAAGGACTTTGGCGAAGATACTCACCGGATTATGTTTTTCCTCCATCCACCAGATGTCAAAGACACGGGTTTTCTCACCTATGATTATGATGACGAGTCCAAGGATGATGAGCAATGGCTCTACCTGCCAGCTCTGCGCAAGACAAAGCGTATTGCCACGGATGATAAGAGCTCCAGCTTTATGGGGTCAGACTTGAATTACGCTGATATGACCTCTCGGGACCTGGAAGATTACGATTTTACCTTGCTCAAGGAGGATAAAGATAACGGCCATAAGGTTTGGTTGATTCAGGCCATGCCGCGACGCCCGGAAGTGATTGACGAGACCGGGTATGAAAAATCCATCGTCTTTGTTCGGCAGGATAATTATTACGTGGTCAAAGCAGTCCACTGGGTACGTGACGGTGGATACTTGAAGTATTTTGATGTGAAGAAACTGGAGCAGATTAACGGCATCTGGATTGGTACGGAGACCCATGTGACCAAGAAAAAAGGCAAGGTGACTGAGCATAAGACTGTTTTGAAGCTGGATAATGTTGTGTTTAAGGATGCAATGGATGAGGGAATCTTCACAGTACGACGATTGGAAAAAGGGTTGTAA
- a CDS encoding efflux RND transporter permease subunit, which translates to MHHVKDRIEEQFAAAARLFFRHNLITLLVLTVFTGGLLSQLPKLTLDTSAEGFLHEQDPALLTYNDFRAQFGNTEMVIIAIKGKDVFAPEFLQELKKLHVELRDTVPYVDDISSLINARSTRGEGDRLIVEDLLEHWPESPEELATIKERALTNSLYKNLIISEKGDFTGIVLQMQAYTSQGEEPEDVLAGFTEEADGNPQEARLFLTDEEKGEAVEAVTRIADTYRSPDFEIYVAGGPVVTDFLKKAMTESMLKFMVLVGMVIATFLFLMFRRASAVFLPLLIVLISLLSTMGLMAACGTPLKMPTQIMPSFLLAVGVGDSVHILAIFFHRLRHNGWDKEEAVVYAIGHSGLAVLMTSVTTAGGLLSFASADIAPIADLGIYAASGVMLALLYTIVLLPSLLALISLKQGLEKKKERKGTWLDKVLSAFGHFAIQYPKSILAATVLIFLVSIIGMTRITFSHYIVGWYPKDSPIRIASETIDEEMRGSISLEIILDTGKVNGLYDPDLLRRIDSSVQYMEQLKKGEIFAGKAWSITTILKEIHQALNENRPEFYKVPDDPALIPQEFLLFENSGSDDLEDVTDSQFSKARFTVKVPYRDAVAYTDFLQAVNKHFQQTFPELQITITGLSSIISQTMAQVVDTMAESYMIAFIVITVLMISLIGKLRTGLLSMIPNLFPICLTLGIMGWFHVTMDLFTMLVGSISIGLAVDDTIHFMHNFQRYYKQGGDAKQAVMDTLCSTGRAMLITTCVLSIGFFVLMCSSMNNLFNFGWLTGFTLIIALLADYLIAPALMMLVHPSQQSSNLSFSGELS; encoded by the coding sequence ATGCACCATGTCAAAGACCGTATTGAAGAACAATTTGCTGCTGCCGCCCGTCTGTTTTTTCGACATAACCTCATCACCCTGCTGGTTTTAACCGTTTTTACCGGGGGATTACTCTCTCAGCTGCCAAAGCTTACTTTAGATACCTCCGCAGAGGGCTTTCTCCACGAACAAGATCCTGCCTTATTGACCTATAATGATTTCCGTGCGCAGTTCGGTAATACCGAGATGGTCATTATTGCCATCAAAGGCAAGGATGTCTTTGCTCCTGAATTCTTACAGGAGTTAAAGAAACTGCATGTGGAATTGCGGGATACTGTTCCCTACGTGGATGATATCAGCAGTCTGATTAATGCCCGAAGCACCAGGGGAGAGGGAGACCGACTGATTGTTGAGGACCTGTTGGAACACTGGCCGGAAAGCCCGGAAGAACTGGCCACCATCAAAGAGCGGGCCTTGACCAATTCCCTCTATAAAAATTTAATCATCTCTGAAAAAGGGGATTTCACCGGTATCGTCCTGCAAATGCAGGCCTATACTTCCCAGGGAGAAGAACCTGAGGATGTGCTGGCTGGTTTTACAGAAGAAGCTGATGGCAACCCGCAGGAGGCGCGACTCTTTCTTACTGATGAGGAAAAAGGGGAGGCGGTTGAGGCTGTGACTCGCATCGCTGATACTTATCGTTCCCCGGATTTTGAGATCTATGTTGCTGGCGGACCTGTGGTAACCGACTTTCTTAAGAAAGCCATGACAGAAAGTATGCTGAAATTCATGGTCTTGGTTGGCATGGTTATCGCGACTTTCCTTTTTTTGATGTTTCGCCGTGCTTCAGCTGTCTTCCTGCCCCTGCTTATTGTCCTTATCTCACTCCTTTCCACTATGGGCCTGATGGCGGCTTGTGGCACACCGTTAAAAATGCCCACCCAGATTATGCCATCATTTTTGCTGGCTGTCGGCGTCGGAGACTCGGTCCATATACTTGCGATTTTTTTTCACCGGCTCCGCCATAATGGCTGGGATAAGGAAGAAGCTGTGGTCTATGCCATCGGCCATTCCGGGCTTGCTGTACTCATGACCTCCGTGACGACAGCCGGTGGCCTCCTTTCCTTTGCCTCTGCTGATATCGCCCCTATTGCGGACCTGGGCATCTATGCTGCCAGCGGTGTCATGCTGGCGCTGCTGTACACCATCGTCCTTTTACCAAGTCTACTTGCCCTGATTTCCTTGAAACAAGGTCTGGAAAAGAAGAAAGAGCGCAAGGGAACGTGGCTCGACAAGGTTTTATCGGCCTTCGGCCATTTTGCCATCCAGTATCCTAAGAGTATTCTGGCAGCTACGGTGTTGATCTTTCTTGTCTCCATCATCGGCATGACCAGGATTACATTCTCTCATTATATTGTTGGCTGGTACCCGAAAGACTCGCCGATTCGTATTGCTTCAGAGACCATTGATGAAGAGATGCGTGGGTCTATCTCGTTGGAGATTATCCTGGATACGGGCAAGGTCAATGGGCTCTATGATCCGGATCTCCTCCGGCGGATCGACAGCTCTGTGCAATATATGGAGCAGCTGAAGAAGGGAGAGATATTTGCTGGCAAGGCCTGGAGCATCACTACCATCCTGAAAGAAATTCATCAGGCCCTGAACGAGAACAGACCGGAGTTCTATAAGGTGCCGGATGATCCCGCGCTTATTCCTCAGGAGTTTCTTCTCTTTGAAAACAGTGGCTCAGACGACTTGGAAGACGTGACAGATAGTCAATTTTCCAAAGCACGGTTCACGGTCAAAGTACCCTACCGCGATGCAGTGGCGTATACAGATTTTTTGCAGGCTGTTAACAAGCATTTTCAGCAAACATTTCCAGAACTCCAGATAACCATCACCGGTTTGAGTTCTATTATATCTCAAACTATGGCTCAAGTTGTTGACACAATGGCCGAAAGTTACATGATTGCTTTTATTGTAATCACCGTGCTGATGATTAGCTTGATTGGTAAGCTGCGTACCGGACTTCTCAGCATGATTCCCAACCTGTTTCCCATCTGTCTGACCTTGGGTATCATGGGCTGGTTTCATGTCACTATGGACCTGTTCACCATGTTGGTGGGGAGTATATCCATTGGTCTGGCCGTGGACGATACCATCCATTTCATGCATAACTTCCAGCGATATTATAAACAAGGTGGTGATGCCAAGCAGGCTGTTATGGACACTCTGTGCAGTACAGGACGGGCCATGCTCATAACCACCTGTGTCCTTTCGATCGGCTTTTTTGTTCTTATGTGTTCATCCATGAATAATCTGTTCAACTTTGGCTGGTTGACAGGATTTACCCTTATTATAGCCCTGTTGGCAGATTATCTTATTGCCCCGGCCCTTATGATGCTTGTCCATCCATCGCAGCAATCCTCTAACCTTTCTTTTTCAGGAGAACTTTCATGA